Proteins from one Mauremys reevesii isolate NIE-2019 unplaced genomic scaffold, ASM1616193v1 Contig2, whole genome shotgun sequence genomic window:
- the LOC120393449 gene encoding homeobox protein SIX6-like — MPLPPPRLSFFPSGQVARVCEALQENGEFERLARFLWALPPTLANRCHQAPPWVPACPELELLGPHTSALLAPYCSQASPCGAPGTLGGLDQYPCRRLSFSAFPNSNISSFKEKTRNLLREWYLQDPYPNLSRKRHLAHATGLTPTQVGNWFKNRRQRDRAASAKNRLQKDSSSQPPRAESQDIVGLSDTPSLQEHSSALSRQTYPTSTISDSKSSL, encoded by the exons ATGCCACTACCACCACCTCGTCTGTCATTCTTCCCCTCAGGGCAGGTGGCCCGAGTCTGTGAGGCCCTGCAGGAGAATGGGGAGTTTGAGCGTCTGGCACGGTTCCTTTGGGCTTTGCCACCTACCCTTGCCAACAGATGCCACCAGGCCCCTCCATGGGTGCCGGCCTGCcctgagctggagctgctgggcccCCACACCTCAGCCCTGCTGGCACCCTATTGCAGCCAGGCCTCACCTTGTGGGGCCCCAGGGACCTTGGGGGGCCTGGACCAGTACCCATGCAGGAGACTATCCTTCTCAGCCTTCCCCAACAGCAACATCAGCAGCTTCAAG GAGAAGACACGGAACCTGCTGCGGGAATGGTACCTGCAGGACCCCTACCCCAACCTCTCCCGCAAGCGCCACCTGGCCCATGCCACTGGCCTTACCCCCACCCAGGTGGGGAACTGGTTCAAGAACCGCCGACAGCGGGATCGTGCTGCCTCAGCCAAGAACAG ACTCCAGAAAGATTCATCATCCCAGCCTCCCAGGGCTGAGAGTCAAGACATCGTAGGCCTGAGTGACACCCCATCTCTGCAGGAGCACAGCAGCGCCCTCAGCAGGCAGACGTATCCCACCTCAACCATCAGTGACAGCAAGAGCAGCCTATGA
- the LOC120393438 gene encoding sperm acrosome membrane-associated protein 3-like isoform X1: MAALVLLSILACVLVGNMGKIFRRCELAQVLHQAGMDGFRGYSLADWLCMAFHESRFNTDTVDHEADGSTDNGIFQINSRQWCDDYRSSTRNLCHMHCSDLLTSNINDDIVCAMQIVQKPRGMGAWLAWRKHCEGHDLSQWVEGCNVGSR; encoded by the exons ATGGCAGCTCTCGTGCTGCTGTCCATCTTGGCCTGTGTCCTTGTGGGGAACATGGGGAAGATCTTCCGGCGCTGCGAGCTAGCCCAGGTGCTGCACCAGGCAGGGATGGATGGGTTCCGAGGCTACAGCCTGGCTGATT GGCTGTGCATGGCGTTCCATGAAAGTCGGTTCAACACGGACACGGTGGACCACGAAGCTGATGGCAGCACTGACAACGGCATCTTCCAGATCAACAGCCGCCAGTGGTGCGATGACTACAGGAGCTCCACCCGGAACCTCTGTCACATGCACTGCAGTG atttgCTGACCAGTAACATCAACGATGACATCGTGTGTGCCATGCAGATTGTGCAAAAGCCAAGGGGCATGGGGGCCTG GCTGGCCTGGAGGAAACACTGTGAGGGCCATGACCTCTCACAGTGGGTGGAAGGATGCAATGTGGGAAGTCGATGA
- the LOC120393438 gene encoding sperm acrosome membrane-associated protein 3-like isoform X2: MAALVLLSILACVLVGNMGKIFRRCELAQVLHQAGMDGFRGYSLADWLCMAFHESRFNTDTVDHEADGSTDNGIFQINSRQWCDDYRSSTRNLCHMHCSGWPGGNTVRAMTSHSGWKDAMWEVDEGAPWDALDLLDGVYCSRISLLQI, translated from the exons ATGGCAGCTCTCGTGCTGCTGTCCATCTTGGCCTGTGTCCTTGTGGGGAACATGGGGAAGATCTTCCGGCGCTGCGAGCTAGCCCAGGTGCTGCACCAGGCAGGGATGGATGGGTTCCGAGGCTACAGCCTGGCTGATT GGCTGTGCATGGCGTTCCATGAAAGTCGGTTCAACACGGACACGGTGGACCACGAAGCTGATGGCAGCACTGACAACGGCATCTTCCAGATCAACAGCCGCCAGTGGTGCGATGACTACAGGAGCTCCACCCGGAACCTCTGTCACATGCACTGCAGTG GCTGGCCTGGAGGAAACACTGTGAGGGCCATGACCTCTCACAGTGGGTGGAAGGATGCAATGTGGGAAGTCGATGAAGGAGCGCCTTGGGATGCCCTGGACCTGCTAGATGGGGTGTACTGCAGTCGCATCAGTCTCCTGCAGATTTAG